One genomic window of Trichomycterus rosablanca isolate fTriRos1 chromosome 1, fTriRos1.hap1, whole genome shotgun sequence includes the following:
- the LOC134319102 gene encoding uncharacterized protein LOC134319102, translating into MPRVNKVDVVQSKVPDLQEPSLQYFRGELGESLFVKSAEFDSSDKDMEITCGSYNCLHDPHLKNFFNQPQRKKHLLKQGLIIQDDQVLCSVKDLVQYMRYIRRVLMSWNKLHQQEQKQLLKKFMVLKLNGGVPENISAAHMKEWLIYRERSTFRNIFKKNVKQGSNSSYAEKAWEVNQRIELEEMEKKILRELSVERRIPQRPVDVPSKLENVQKIFVLPCSSGSTISPADDQAEGTLLAQDSTLENSPTENSIQKFSQSADGAAASMLMKVEDLKQFVSGIKTTTVMEVQENQLPALVEFVHPTQSTLVHLPDLVLSQNLTKSPSSGIKSDSSGGFESSVVMSSSDESVNTPPLLSTAEKLVLEVLYCSASLIKCQQEESNDKADDFENLDLDVQLPSPSPSSVSSVEVIRERNVITPVEEPETSFQFSNTEEPEVTFLGFRPQRTCQSRTSPTSQHVQIENMSEDIVGYTLDMVISVLASEGLLSLQETSDMSDVSSPENYIESDMFASCGTTDESQSPTQCSCSDSGSQLSLQSKKVVSETLVGIQRKLSDQSLTEIISPDNSDAISDLISGILRQIQESPSLDASELISSSSSESSFISLSHDCKAQSGSEIMGDELVMKNIQPHIGTISKAQRKPSDVNGDVINSLVLEVLGSALFENPSEKTSHLDALNRDQTVRLVKSSDNTAERPCHQRPKSCPLLKKDSTSNAAGASASQTPENPTGKKQKKKKSVRSLFMMAWKVVKRTFTRRSNKISPI; encoded by the exons ATGCCTCGAGTGAACAAAGTGGACGTTGTCCAGTCAAAGGTTCCTGATCTCCAGGAGCCTTCACTACAATACTTCAGGGGAGAATTAGGAGAAAGT CTGTTTGTGAAATCGGCAGAATTCGACTCGTCGGACAAAGACATGGAAATAACGTGTGGATCCTACAACTGCCTCCACGATCCACACTTAAAGAACTTCTTTAACCAGCCACAAAGGAAAAAGCATCTGCTCAAACAGGGTCTCATCATTCAGGACGATCAG GTGCTGTGCTCGGTGAAAGATCTAGTTCAGTACATGCGGTACATAAGAAGAGTGCTGATGAGCTGGAACAAACTTCACCAACAAGAGCAG AAGCAGCTACTGAAGAAGTTCATGGTGCTGAAACTCAATGGTGGAGTTCCTGAGAACATCAGTGCTGCTCACATGAAAGAGTGGCTCATCTATAGAGAGAGAAGCACCTTCAGGAACAT CTTcaagaaaaatgtaaaacaaggcAGCAATTCAAGCTATGCTGAAAAG GCCTGGGAGGTAAATCAGAGGATCGAGCTGGAGGAAATGGAGAAAAAAATTCTCAGAGAGCTCAGTGTAGAACGTCGAATCCCACAAAGACCAGTGGACGTTCCTTCTAAACtggaaaatgtacaaaaaatatttgtacTGCCCTGTTCGTCTGGCTCGACCATTTCACCTGCTGATGACCAGGCCGAGGGAACCCTGCTGGCTCAGGACTCAACACTAGAGAATTCACCCACTGAGAACTCAATCCA GAAATTTAGTCAATCAGCTGATGGAGCTGCTGCAAGTATGTTG ATGAAGGTGGAGGATCTGAAGCAGTTTGTTAGTGGGATCAAAACCACTACAGTGATGGAAGTACAAGAAAATCAGCTTCCCGCTCTGGTGGAATTTGTTCATCCTACACAGTCCACCCTAGTGCATCTTCCAGACTTGGTCTTGAGTCAGAATCTTACAAAATCACCAAGCTCAGGGATTAAATCGGACAGTTCTGGGGGTTTTGAGAGCTCTGTAGTAATGAGCTCCTCTGATGAATCAGTGAATACACCCCCCTTACTCTCGACGGCTGAGAAGTTGGTGCTGGAGGTGCTGTACTgttctgcatctctgatcaAATGTCAGCAGGAAGAGAGCAATGACAAGGCTGATGATTTTGAGAACCTGGACTTGGATGTTCAACTTCCAAGTCCGTCACCGTCGTCTGTCTCCTCTGTTGAAGTTATCAGAGAGAGGAATGTTATTACACCAGTGGAAGAACCAGAAACTAGTTTTCAGTTCTCCAACACAGAGGAACCCGAGGTCACCTTTCTGGGATTTAGACCTCAGAGAACGTGCCAGTCTCGGACCAGCCCAACTAGCCAACATGTACAGATAGAAAACATGAGTGAAGATATTGTCggatacaccctggacatggtgATATCAGTTCTTGCAAGTGAAGGACTTTTGTCACTACAGGAAACATCAGATATGTCTGATGTATCTTCACCAGAGAATTATATAGAATCAGACATGTTTGCAAGTTGTGGCACCACAGATGAAAGCCAGAGTCCGACCCAGTGCTCATGCTCAGATTCTGGTTCCCAGCTGAGCTTACAATCAAAAAAGGTAGTAAGTGAAACTCTGGTGGGAATCCAAAGGAAATTATCAGACCAGTCTTTAACTGAAATCATCTCACCAGATAACAGTGATGCCATCAGTGACCTTATCAGTGGCATCCTAAGGCAGATCCAGGAATCACCCAGCCTGGATGCCAGTGAGCTAATCTCCTCCAGCTCTTCAGAAAGCAGCTTCATTTCACTCTCACATGATTGTAAAGCTCAGTCTGGTTCTGAGATCATGGGGGATGAATTAGTAATGAAGAACATCCAGCCACACATTGGTACCATCAGCAAGGCTCAAAGGAAACCTTCAGATGTGAATGGAGATGTTATCAACTCTCTGGTTCTAGAGGTTTTGGGATCTGCTCTGTTTGAAAACCCTTCAGAGAAAACGTCACACCTTGATGCTCTGAACAGAGACCAGACTGTCAGATTGGTAAAATCTTCAGATAATACTGCAGAGAGACCCTGCCATCAGAGGCCAAAGTCCTGCCCGTTATTAAAGAAGGACAGTACTAGTAATGCTGCAGGGGCTTCTGCCAGCCAAACACCTGAAAACCCAACTG GCAAGaaacaaaagaagaagaaaagtgTTCGTTCTTTATTCATGATGGCCTGGAAAGTGGTGAAACGGACCTTCACCAGAAGATCCAACAAGATATCTCCAATCTAA